In one Arthrobacter sp. TMP15 genomic region, the following are encoded:
- a CDS encoding ATP-binding protein, whose product MGIFSNIIKHHKTSRGLTGLGGGRWGKIPQPPQWYSSSTQLCGIYPFSAGTSRPNVGTPLGRDMNVNTAVCGDMKTWYDAGLISSPSMMLFGLNGNGKSSMALRFMYSMAARGIIPAAFDPIKNEYGEAIEAIGGNRFSFGPGKPDHINGLDLGSLGDAAAEIGGEIGDQLYALAIDKAVDTVILFTQINRGSNKPLSDIEETVLEELVKVVIHTVKDPWMPDLLQAFDHVPPDVLEISGCDTATAFHAEFKGLGQSLQALIKGRMGALLLGRKSVRIPLGNPGGFCFDTSSIPESNSKMLSAAMLGTWNIGFSAMDAHWELAEFERRKAAEAAACGDFYEPKMRWGSYFAIQDEFWYPMRACEGIIDRADRVGRTNRGQGVSELKITHSPKDFLSLPNAKDRETAKGFAQRCGMLGLMALTLDDLDALSAVQPLNAREVATVAGFNVPPSWAQKPAADGSPTPPPGAGKILLKVPGRVGIAVQMTLTQIEDEKHVTDARSRISTTPESLVA is encoded by the coding sequence ATGGGAATTTTCAGCAACATCATCAAGCACCATAAGACCTCTCGCGGGTTGACTGGTCTAGGTGGAGGCCGGTGGGGGAAAATTCCTCAACCGCCCCAGTGGTATTCATCCTCTACGCAGCTGTGCGGGATTTACCCTTTCTCCGCTGGTACCTCCCGCCCGAACGTGGGAACACCCTTGGGCCGGGATATGAACGTCAATACTGCTGTGTGTGGGGATATGAAGACCTGGTACGACGCCGGTCTGATTTCTTCCCCGTCGATGATGCTCTTTGGCCTCAATGGCAACGGTAAATCCAGTATGGCTTTACGGTTCATGTATTCCATGGCTGCACGCGGGATTATCCCGGCAGCTTTTGACCCGATCAAGAATGAGTACGGGGAAGCCATTGAAGCAATCGGTGGGAACCGTTTCAGTTTCGGCCCCGGTAAACCCGATCATATTAACGGCCTTGACCTAGGTTCCCTCGGTGATGCTGCCGCCGAGATTGGCGGTGAAATTGGGGACCAACTTTACGCCTTAGCTATTGATAAAGCGGTAGATACGGTGATCTTGTTTACCCAGATCAACCGTGGCTCGAACAAACCACTCTCCGATATTGAAGAAACTGTTCTAGAGGAACTGGTCAAGGTCGTCATTCACACAGTCAAAGATCCGTGGATGCCGGATCTTCTACAAGCCTTTGACCACGTTCCCCCAGACGTGCTGGAAATTTCTGGTTGTGACACTGCTACTGCGTTCCATGCAGAATTCAAGGGACTCGGCCAGTCTCTGCAAGCCCTCATCAAGGGCCGCATGGGCGCGCTACTGCTCGGGCGTAAGAGCGTGCGGATACCTTTGGGCAATCCGGGCGGGTTCTGCTTCGATACCTCATCCATCCCCGAATCAAACTCTAAAATGCTTTCAGCGGCAATGCTGGGCACATGGAATATTGGCTTCTCTGCCATGGATGCCCACTGGGAACTAGCCGAATTTGAGCGACGTAAAGCGGCCGAAGCGGCCGCGTGCGGGGACTTCTACGAACCTAAAATGCGCTGGGGTTCCTACTTCGCCATTCAGGACGAATTTTGGTACCCCATGCGTGCCTGTGAAGGCATCATTGACCGCGCTGACCGGGTAGGACGCACGAACCGTGGCCAAGGGGTCAGCGAGCTAAAAATTACTCACAGCCCCAAAGATTTCCTGTCCCTACCCAACGCTAAAGATCGAGAGACAGCGAAAGGTTTCGCCCAGCGCTGCGGGATGCTGGGCCTGATGGCCCTCACCCTTGATGACCTGGACGCTCTGAGCGCTGTTCAACCCTTAAACGCTCGTGAAGTCGCCACCGTTGCCGGTTTCAACGTTCCCCCCTCATGGGCTCAAAAACCCGCCGCTGATGGAAGCCCGACACCTCCACCAGGGGCGGGAAAGATCCTGCTGAAAGTTCCGGGACGAGTCGGCATTGCTGTGCAGATGACCTTGACTCAGATTGAGGATGAAAAACACGTCACGGACGCTCGAAGCCGTATCTCTACTACCCCGGAAAGTTTGGTGGCCTAA